In a genomic window of Terriglobales bacterium:
- the bshC gene encoding bacillithiol biosynthesis cysteine-adding enzyme BshC, with protein sequence MSTDCLPYEGIPHTSHLFAEYTSNHHSVREFYPRSPFSKEWLAEEARAVRYDDERRRRVADILERQNRAWGASPAALESLGRFRAGAAAVVTGQQVGLFGGPLFSVYKALTAIRLAVEASQAGADCVPIFWLATEDHDLAEVNHVTLLNAEGELERIATPSHGDENAPVGSIRLGAEIEDAVRAAGRILGESEAYEFLKESYRPGETLGGAFARLFSRLFRDSGIVLVDASDPELHRIAEPVLRAAALAAADLDGALLARNKALEARGFHAQVKVTPESTLLFQLQQGARLPVHRANAGFQAGRQKMSQDELLRRISDHPEEFSANVLLRPVVEDYLLPTVAYVGGPAEVAYFAQAAVVYEELLGRVTTVVPRFSATLIEPRIQRLLDRYQVCLPDTFHGSEHLQEVLAKRCIPPDLAAHFDSASQTLAGSLDGISDSLKQLDPTLVNAATKARSKMTHQLERLRGRAARAQLRRNQEISRHAGQLMSSLYPHKGLQEREVGGITYLARYGTGLLLRLYDAAQLNCGGHQLINL encoded by the coding sequence GTGTCGACGGACTGTCTGCCCTACGAAGGGATACCACATACGTCGCACCTGTTTGCGGAGTATACCTCGAATCACCACTCCGTTCGAGAGTTCTACCCTCGTTCGCCATTCTCCAAGGAATGGTTGGCCGAGGAGGCGCGCGCCGTCCGCTACGACGACGAGCGGCGACGCCGGGTGGCCGACATCCTGGAGCGGCAGAATCGGGCCTGGGGCGCCTCCCCGGCGGCCCTGGAAAGCCTGGGGCGCTTTCGCGCCGGGGCCGCGGCTGTGGTCACGGGGCAGCAGGTGGGACTGTTCGGCGGGCCGCTGTTTTCCGTCTACAAGGCCCTGACCGCCATCCGGTTGGCGGTGGAAGCGTCCCAGGCCGGCGCCGATTGCGTTCCCATTTTCTGGCTGGCCACCGAAGACCACGACCTGGCCGAAGTGAACCACGTCACCCTGCTGAATGCCGAGGGAGAGCTGGAGCGCATCGCGACCCCGTCGCATGGAGACGAGAATGCCCCGGTCGGTTCGATCCGTCTTGGGGCCGAGATCGAGGACGCCGTGCGGGCCGCGGGCCGGATCCTGGGAGAGTCGGAGGCCTACGAGTTCCTCAAGGAGAGCTACCGCCCGGGCGAGACGCTGGGCGGGGCCTTCGCGCGCCTGTTCTCACGCCTGTTCCGCGACTCCGGCATCGTGCTGGTGGATGCTTCCGATCCGGAGCTGCACCGCATCGCCGAACCGGTCTTGCGGGCGGCGGCACTGGCCGCGGCTGATCTGGACGGCGCGTTGCTGGCGCGCAACAAGGCGCTGGAAGCGCGGGGCTTCCATGCGCAGGTGAAGGTCACTCCCGAATCCACGTTGCTCTTTCAACTGCAGCAGGGCGCACGGCTGCCGGTGCACCGCGCGAACGCGGGGTTCCAGGCCGGCCGGCAGAAGATGAGCCAGGACGAGCTGCTGCGCCGCATCAGCGACCATCCGGAGGAATTCAGCGCCAATGTGCTGTTGCGCCCGGTGGTGGAGGACTATTTGCTGCCCACGGTGGCCTACGTGGGCGGTCCTGCGGAAGTGGCCTACTTCGCCCAGGCCGCTGTGGTCTATGAAGAGTTGCTGGGGAGGGTAACGACGGTCGTGCCTCGCTTCAGCGCGACATTGATCGAGCCGCGTATTCAGCGACTGCTGGATCGCTATCAGGTCTGCTTGCCGGACACCTTCCATGGCTCCGAACATTTGCAGGAGGTCCTGGCTAAACGATGTATCCCGCCCGACCTGGCTGCGCACTTTGACTCCGCTTCTCAGACCCTCGCCGGTTCCCTCGACGGCATCTCGGATTCCCTGAAGCAACTCGATCCCACACTGGTAAACGCCGCCACCAAGGCCCGCTCCAAGATGACGCACCAACTGGAACGGCTGCGGGGACGCGCGGCGCGGGCCCAGCTACGCCGCAACCAGGAAATCTCCCGCCACGCCGGGCAGCTCATGAGTTCGCTCTATCCTCATAAGGGGCTTCAGGAGCGGGAGGTCGGCGGCATCACCTATCTGGCGCGCTACGGCACGGGGCTGCTGCTGCGCCTGTACGATGCCGCGCAGTTGAACTGCGGCGGGCATCAACTGATCAACCTGTAA
- the dps gene encoding DNA protection during starvation protein, translating into MAKVARDLVKKAGIDLDKLLDMLVRNAAAELTTFYYYTILRVNLIGMDGEGLKEITEDARIEDRNHFEALVPRIYELGGKLPANMKEFHDISACPPASLPKNPKDIKAMLKVLVNAERCAVAGYTAICNYTAGKDHRTYDLALAILHEEIEHEAWFSEFLGEGPSGHYRRSGTGSERNSPYVSRFLPH; encoded by the coding sequence ATGGCCAAAGTCGCGCGTGATCTGGTCAAGAAGGCTGGTATCGATCTCGACAAGCTGCTCGACATGCTGGTGAGAAACGCGGCCGCCGAACTCACCACTTTTTATTACTACACGATCCTGCGCGTGAACCTGATCGGCATGGATGGCGAAGGCTTGAAAGAGATCACCGAGGACGCCCGCATCGAAGACCGCAACCACTTCGAAGCGCTGGTGCCGCGCATCTACGAGCTGGGCGGCAAACTGCCCGCCAACATGAAGGAATTCCACGACATCTCGGCCTGCCCGCCCGCCTCGCTGCCCAAAAATCCCAAGGACATCAAGGCCATGCTCAAGGTGCTGGTCAACGCCGAGCGCTGCGCCGTGGCCGGCTACACCGCCATCTGCAATTACACGGCGGGCAAGGACCATCGCACCTACGATCTGGCGCTCGCCATCCTGCACGAGGAGATCGAGCACGAGGCCTGGTTCTCGGAATTCCTGGGCGAAGGCCCATCCGGTCACTATCGCCGGTCGGGAACAGGAAGTGAGCGCAACTCGCCCTACGTCTCGCGTTTCCTGCCGCATTAA
- a CDS encoding STAS domain-containing protein produces MTLKLTVKKVGEVAVVYCNGRIVFGDEATELREKVKALIAESSKIVLNLGGVSYIDSGGLGTLVGLYTSARGASGDIRLANLTQRVRDQLAITKLVTVFESFDSEDAAVASFAKAAS; encoded by the coding sequence ATGACCTTGAAGCTTACTGTCAAGAAGGTGGGCGAAGTCGCGGTCGTCTACTGCAACGGTCGCATTGTCTTTGGCGACGAAGCCACCGAGCTGCGGGAGAAAGTCAAAGCGCTGATCGCCGAGTCCTCCAAGATCGTGCTCAACCTGGGCGGCGTCAGCTACATCGATAGCGGAGGCCTGGGGACACTGGTGGGGCTCTACACTTCGGCGCGCGGAGCGAGCGGCGACATCCGGCTGGCCAACCTTACCCAGCGCGTGCGCGACCAGTTGGCGATCACCAAGCTGGTCACGGTCTTTGAGTCGTTCGACAGCGAGGACGCGGCCGTCGCCTCCTTCGCCAAGGCTGCCTCTTAG
- the recR gene encoding recombination mediator RecR — MSSFAEPLARLIDELKKLPGIGAKSAQRLAFHILRAEAGDAEALAGAIHDVKDKLRLCSRCNNITDVDPCVYCASATRNPRLVCVVEEPTNIAAIEKTQHFNGVYHVLHGSLSPLHGVGPEQLRTANLVKRIEAGEVDEVILATNPTVEGEATAVYLARQLKRPGLKVTRIATGIPAGSDLEYVDELSVLKAMEGRREM; from the coding sequence GTGTCGAGCTTCGCTGAACCCCTCGCGCGCCTCATCGACGAACTGAAGAAGCTGCCGGGTATTGGCGCGAAGAGCGCGCAGAGGCTGGCCTTCCACATCCTGCGGGCGGAAGCCGGGGATGCGGAGGCGCTGGCCGGCGCCATCCACGACGTCAAGGACAAGCTGCGGCTGTGCTCGCGCTGCAACAACATCACCGACGTCGATCCTTGCGTGTACTGCGCGAGCGCCACCCGCAACCCGCGACTGGTGTGCGTGGTGGAGGAACCCACCAACATCGCCGCCATCGAGAAGACGCAGCACTTCAACGGCGTGTACCACGTGCTGCACGGGTCGCTCTCGCCGCTGCACGGCGTAGGCCCGGAGCAGTTGCGCACCGCGAACCTGGTGAAGCGCATCGAAGCGGGCGAGGTGGATGAAGTGATCCTGGCGACCAATCCCACGGTCGAAGGAGAAGCCACAGCGGTCTATCTGGCGCGGCAGCTCAAGCGTCCCGGACTGAAGGTGACTCGCATCGCCACCGGCATCCCGGCGGGCAGCGACCTCGAGTACGTGGACGAGCTCTCGGTGCTGAAGGCCATGGAGGGACGGCGAGAGATGTAA
- a CDS encoding VWA domain-containing protein has product MRRSKDAQKALLVLWIVFSCLGMATAQRTGGASGGAGSRGTTSTSGREAITSRSGATLTRDVFDGGVPEPDIPTGNPALSDSRPIKFTARSELVLVPVIVQDKQGKHVPALTRDNFILLEDDKEQAIASFEEVRTVAGGVRRVGVAPGEFSNLIQSDGQQPRVMIIALDSLNTPFLDQTRARAALIKYLAETVQPDSLISLISINRKGVRVIHDFTSDPNILIAALRNVAGQLHQLEGSVTPPADALSHPNADIQGRPESRLPPRIDAEAQELLFFVREADTELAKFQRAAAINATLESFQHIARAYRGIPGRKALIWATAGFPFVIDDSTGLIGAGGSAALYESTLEMLNHANIAVYPVDVRGLVGMNLPDATQHYTSRQAGASPTAAITAASAVQSSTLATLETFASMTGGRAFYNRNDIDRSFRETTEDASAYYMLGYYLDRKKTSAGWRKLKVKVARGDVHVRSRNGFFLTRTTVDPQASREMDLRIALYSPLDYTGVPLTVRWLEDQSKGGKKHKMKFEIVLPANAASIDDTDNNHLSLEIAALVTNGNGDPAGTYSKTIQFNLKPEGIEQIRGSGLTYTDIIEVPPGEFKVRFVVRDNLNGRTGSVAAPLAVP; this is encoded by the coding sequence ATGCGTAGATCAAAGGATGCACAAAAAGCGCTGCTCGTGTTGTGGATCGTGTTCTCGTGCCTCGGCATGGCCACCGCTCAACGCACAGGGGGCGCATCCGGGGGAGCCGGGTCGCGCGGAACCACCAGCACCTCCGGTCGCGAAGCGATTACTTCGCGCAGCGGCGCTACCCTGACCCGCGACGTCTTCGACGGAGGCGTTCCGGAGCCGGACATTCCTACCGGGAACCCCGCACTCAGCGACAGTCGGCCGATCAAGTTCACCGCCCGCTCCGAGCTGGTGCTGGTTCCCGTCATCGTCCAGGACAAGCAGGGCAAGCATGTGCCCGCGCTCACCCGCGACAACTTCATTCTGCTTGAAGACGACAAGGAGCAGGCCATTGCTTCCTTCGAGGAGGTCCGCACGGTCGCCGGAGGCGTGCGCCGCGTCGGTGTCGCCCCAGGAGAGTTCAGCAACCTGATCCAAAGTGACGGCCAGCAGCCGCGCGTGATGATCATCGCCCTCGACAGCCTGAATACACCGTTTCTGGACCAGACGCGCGCCCGCGCAGCCCTCATCAAGTACCTGGCGGAAACCGTCCAGCCGGATTCGCTCATCAGCCTGATCAGCATCAATCGCAAGGGCGTGCGCGTCATTCACGACTTCACCAGCGACCCCAATATCCTCATCGCTGCCCTGCGCAACGTAGCCGGGCAGCTCCATCAGTTGGAGGGATCCGTCACCCCGCCGGCGGACGCGCTCAGCCATCCCAACGCGGATATCCAGGGCCGCCCGGAGTCACGCCTGCCGCCCCGGATCGACGCTGAAGCGCAGGAGCTGCTCTTCTTCGTCCGCGAGGCCGACACCGAGCTCGCCAAATTCCAGCGGGCGGCCGCCATTAACGCCACCTTGGAATCGTTCCAGCACATCGCCCGCGCTTACCGCGGCATCCCCGGACGCAAAGCGCTCATCTGGGCCACGGCCGGCTTTCCTTTCGTCATCGACGATTCCACCGGCCTCATCGGGGCCGGCGGTTCCGCGGCCCTGTATGAAAGCACCCTGGAGATGCTGAACCACGCCAACATCGCCGTCTACCCGGTGGATGTGCGCGGTTTGGTCGGGATGAACCTCCCGGATGCCACCCAGCACTACACCTCGCGCCAGGCTGGCGCCAGCCCCACGGCGGCCATTACGGCCGCCTCCGCTGTCCAGTCCTCCACCCTTGCCACACTCGAGACCTTCGCTTCCATGACTGGCGGCAGGGCCTTCTACAACCGCAACGACATTGATCGCTCTTTCCGCGAAACCACCGAAGACGCCTCGGCCTACTACATGCTTGGCTACTACCTGGACCGGAAAAAGACCTCCGCCGGCTGGCGCAAGCTCAAGGTCAAGGTCGCGCGCGGAGACGTACACGTGCGCTCTCGCAACGGCTTCTTCCTCACCCGCACCACGGTTGATCCCCAGGCGAGCCGGGAGATGGATCTCCGCATTGCCTTGTACTCGCCTCTGGACTACACCGGCGTCCCGCTGACCGTGCGCTGGCTCGAGGATCAGAGCAAGGGGGGCAAGAAGCACAAGATGAAATTCGAGATCGTGCTGCCGGCCAACGCCGCCTCCATCGACGACACAGACAACAATCACCTCAGCCTGGAGATTGCCGCTCTGGTCACCAACGGCAATGGCGATCCGGCAGGGACATACTCCAAGACTATCCAGTTCAACCTGAAGCCGGAGGGCATCGAACAGATCCGCGGCAGCGGCCTGACCTACACCGATATCATTGAGGTTCCGCCCGGAGAGTTCAAGGTCCGCTTCGTCGTGCGTGACAACCTGAACGGGCGCACCGGAAGCGTGGCGGCCCCACTCGCCGTACCTTAG
- the dnaX gene encoding DNA polymerase III subunit gamma/tau yields MSYQVLARKYRPQRFADVIGQEHVTRTLRNAIAQQRIAHGYIFSGHRGIGKTTVARILAMCLNCRSFEQPTADPCGTCDSCNEIRAGQSVDVIEIDAATNRGIDEIRELRDAVRYRPARDRFKVYILDEAHQITDAAFNALLKTLEEPPGHVIFMLATTQPEDIPQTIRSRCQHFSFHAVRFEDMVGQLRDIAQRENLAADDDALALLAEAGDGSMRDALSLMDQASASSGGRLTAESVRGLVGWVSSEIFEQLMQSVSRSSAEEVLRLADRVLTEGHNPAHLTRQLVRFLRNCIVAKVAGEDPALLQVAPDEARRVMRVAALFSEEDLTRFLQILLRTHAELNYKREQRFHLELGLLKLVHAQRLLPIEEMLSGAEPAARTPGEGKPRATVAPARSAPSPEPPSRPRTVSPFEADRARKSSTSKEEMSSSSAPVAVAERSEPGAEGAADVRAAVVGALEQGGQRMVAAMLGAGEWTVTQEEIRVRVAGSTKMADLALNGDVRRIATAAAASAAGRPLKLRVEGTGAANGSTGSGATQAETPPAASGRSRATKDPVVRRMQEKFGAEIRSVIDHREKRR; encoded by the coding sequence ATGAGCTATCAGGTGCTGGCGCGCAAGTACCGGCCGCAGCGGTTCGCGGACGTCATCGGGCAGGAACACGTCACGCGCACGCTGCGCAATGCCATCGCCCAGCAGCGCATCGCCCACGGGTACATCTTCAGCGGTCACCGCGGCATCGGCAAGACCACGGTGGCGCGCATCCTGGCCATGTGCCTGAACTGCCGGTCCTTCGAACAGCCCACGGCCGACCCCTGCGGCACCTGCGACTCCTGCAACGAGATCCGAGCCGGGCAGAGCGTGGACGTGATCGAGATCGACGCCGCCACCAACCGCGGCATCGACGAGATACGCGAACTGCGGGACGCGGTCCGCTACCGGCCGGCACGCGACCGCTTCAAGGTGTACATCCTCGACGAAGCCCACCAGATCACCGATGCCGCCTTCAACGCCTTGCTGAAGACCCTGGAAGAGCCGCCCGGGCACGTGATCTTCATGCTGGCCACCACGCAGCCGGAGGACATCCCGCAGACCATCCGGTCGCGCTGCCAGCACTTCAGCTTTCACGCGGTGCGATTCGAGGACATGGTCGGCCAGTTGCGCGACATCGCCCAGCGCGAGAACCTGGCGGCCGACGACGACGCGCTGGCGCTCCTGGCGGAAGCCGGCGACGGCTCCATGCGGGACGCGCTCTCGCTGATGGACCAGGCTTCGGCTTCGAGCGGCGGCCGCCTGACCGCCGAGTCGGTCCGCGGGCTGGTTGGTTGGGTGTCTTCCGAAATCTTCGAGCAGCTCATGCAATCGGTTTCCCGGAGTTCCGCGGAAGAAGTGCTGCGACTGGCCGACCGGGTTTTGACCGAGGGACACAATCCCGCGCACCTGACGCGGCAACTGGTTCGCTTTCTGCGCAATTGCATCGTGGCCAAAGTGGCGGGCGAAGACCCTGCCCTGCTGCAGGTGGCTCCGGACGAAGCCCGGAGGGTGATGCGCGTGGCCGCGCTGTTCAGCGAAGAAGACCTGACGCGCTTCCTGCAGATCCTGCTGCGGACGCACGCCGAACTGAACTACAAGCGCGAGCAGCGCTTCCACCTGGAACTGGGACTGCTGAAGCTGGTGCACGCGCAGCGGCTGCTGCCCATCGAGGAGATGCTGAGCGGGGCGGAGCCTGCGGCGCGAACCCCCGGCGAAGGAAAACCGCGAGCGACCGTTGCTCCGGCGCGCTCGGCGCCGTCGCCTGAGCCGCCCTCGCGCCCACGAACGGTCTCGCCGTTCGAGGCCGACCGGGCGCGCAAGAGCAGCACATCCAAGGAAGAGATGTCCAGTTCATCTGCTCCGGTGGCGGTGGCCGAGCGTAGCGAGCCCGGCGCTGAAGGTGCTGCGGATGTGCGCGCGGCGGTGGTGGGCGCACTCGAACAAGGGGGACAGCGCATGGTGGCGGCCATGCTGGGGGCCGGGGAATGGACGGTGACGCAGGAGGAGATTCGCGTGCGTGTGGCAGGTTCGACCAAGATGGCCGACCTGGCGCTGAATGGCGACGTCCGCCGTATCGCCACTGCGGCCGCTGCATCCGCTGCCGGACGTCCGCTGAAGCTGCGCGTCGAAGGCACGGGCGCGGCCAACGGCTCGACCGGCAGCGGCGCGACCCAAGCGGAGACGCCGCCGGCCGCCAGCGGGCGCAGCCGGGCCACGAAAGATCCCGTAGTGCGGCGCATGCAGGAAAAGTTCGGGGCGGAGATCCGCAGCGTCATCGACCATCGGGAGAAGCGCCGTTGA
- a CDS encoding YbaB/EbfC family nucleoid-associated protein: MKFDPSQLQEMLSMAREKYAELQKKMEETVVEASAGGGSVTVRMNGRKQILSLAIDPEAVRSGDVEMLQDLVLAAVNEASRKAEEAMKQGMGLGGMLGIG, encoded by the coding sequence TTGAAGTTCGACCCCAGCCAGCTCCAGGAAATGCTCTCGATGGCGCGGGAGAAATACGCCGAGTTGCAGAAGAAGATGGAAGAGACTGTGGTCGAGGCCTCAGCCGGCGGCGGCAGCGTCACGGTGCGCATGAACGGCCGCAAGCAGATTTTGAGCCTCGCCATCGACCCGGAGGCGGTGCGCTCCGGCGACGTCGAGATGCTCCAGGACCTGGTGCTTGCCGCCGTCAACGAAGCCAGCCGCAAGGCCGAAGAAGCCATGAAGCAAGGGATGGGGCTGGGAGGAATGCTGGGAATTGGGTGA
- a CDS encoding FdhF/YdeP family oxidoreductase — MSVRDLVPFGLAHPNKPRHFREMARAAWENRDNLGYAWRILNHGVCDGCSLGPYGLKDNVISGVHLCMTRLNLLRLNTMPAAPDAALADIDVLRSMSNEELHKLGRLSYPMVLRRGDRGFRRVSWDEAIDIIAAELEGITPDRMGFFATSRGLTNEAYYTFQKLPRLLGTNNVDLCARLCHAASVYGLKQTLGVGAPTCSLSDFIGTELLILFGTDLANNQPVTTKYMHYARQQGTRIVVVNPYREPGLERYWIPSVASSALFGSRLMDDFFQVRVGGDIAFMNGVMKVIVEEGLENREFIARHAGGFEELAAQLRALPWPDIEQGSGIARAEIERFARMYGKAKTAVLCYSMGLTQHRFGVENVKAIADLALIRGNLGREKCGIMPIRGHSGVQGGGECGVDPDKFPGGFEVNPENARRFSDLWQAPVPASGGLKTGQMLEAAHAGKLDALYTIGGNLLETMQDRYFVMEAIRRVRVRIHQDIVLNTYSTLEGGEVLVVLPAQTRYESGGTSTSTERRIRYSPPIPGYRVGEARPEWEIPCLIARRLMPERAAQFAYVTDADVRREMAAAMPLYAGIEKLAKEGDWLQWGGPQLFTEGFQKMPGGRARFVTVAIPEVGVPPGKFYVTTRRGKQFNSMTFGPSDPLTGGQRDDIFMNPRDAARLGVKEGDIVLLRSSTGEFAGNARFADIREGNLQAYWPECNVLIERRYDPISSEPDYNAVVEVLPVRPAAAAKQRSA, encoded by the coding sequence GTGAGCGTGCGCGACCTGGTTCCCTTCGGCCTGGCCCATCCGAACAAACCTCGCCACTTCCGCGAGATGGCCCGCGCCGCCTGGGAGAACCGCGACAACCTGGGCTACGCTTGGCGCATCCTGAACCACGGCGTCTGCGACGGCTGCTCGCTCGGCCCTTACGGCCTCAAAGACAACGTCATCTCCGGCGTCCACCTCTGCATGACCCGCCTGAACCTGCTGCGCCTGAACACCATGCCGGCGGCGCCGGATGCCGCCCTGGCCGATATCGACGTCCTGCGCTCCATGTCGAACGAAGAGCTGCACAAGCTGGGACGCTTGTCGTACCCCATGGTGTTGCGCCGCGGCGATCGCGGCTTCCGGCGCGTCTCCTGGGACGAAGCCATCGACATCATCGCGGCCGAGCTCGAGGGCATCACGCCAGACCGCATGGGATTCTTCGCCACCTCGCGCGGGCTCACCAACGAGGCCTACTACACCTTCCAGAAGCTGCCGCGCTTGCTGGGCACGAACAACGTGGATCTGTGCGCGCGGCTTTGCCACGCCGCCAGCGTCTACGGACTGAAGCAGACCTTGGGCGTGGGCGCACCCACCTGCTCGCTCTCCGACTTCATCGGCACCGAACTGCTCATCCTCTTCGGCACGGACCTGGCCAACAACCAGCCGGTCACCACCAAGTACATGCATTACGCGCGCCAGCAGGGAACACGCATCGTGGTCGTGAACCCGTATCGCGAGCCCGGCCTGGAGCGTTACTGGATCCCGTCCGTCGCCTCGAGCGCGCTGTTCGGCTCCCGCCTGATGGACGATTTCTTCCAGGTCCGCGTGGGCGGAGATATCGCTTTCATGAACGGCGTCATGAAAGTGATCGTGGAAGAGGGTCTGGAAAACCGCGAGTTCATCGCCCGGCACGCCGGCGGATTCGAGGAGTTGGCCGCGCAGTTGCGCGCCCTGCCCTGGCCGGACATCGAGCAAGGTTCGGGCATCGCGCGGGCCGAGATCGAGCGCTTCGCGCGCATGTACGGCAAAGCGAAGACCGCCGTGCTTTGCTATTCCATGGGGCTCACCCAGCATCGCTTCGGAGTGGAGAACGTCAAGGCCATTGCCGACCTGGCCCTCATCCGCGGCAACCTGGGCCGCGAAAAGTGCGGCATCATGCCCATCCGCGGCCACAGCGGCGTGCAGGGCGGCGGAGAATGTGGCGTCGATCCCGATAAGTTCCCCGGCGGCTTCGAGGTCAACCCGGAAAACGCCCGGCGCTTCAGCGACCTGTGGCAGGCGCCCGTGCCGGCGTCTGGCGGCCTCAAGACCGGGCAGATGCTCGAAGCCGCACACGCCGGCAAGCTCGACGCGCTCTATACCATCGGCGGCAACTTGCTGGAAACCATGCAGGACCGCTATTTCGTCATGGAGGCAATACGCCGCGTGCGCGTCCGCATCCACCAGGACATCGTGCTCAATACCTACTCCACGCTCGAGGGCGGGGAAGTGCTGGTCGTCTTGCCGGCGCAGACCCGCTACGAGTCGGGCGGAACTTCCACCTCAACCGAGCGCCGCATCCGCTACTCGCCGCCGATTCCCGGCTACAGGGTGGGCGAAGCGCGACCCGAGTGGGAAATCCCTTGCCTCATCGCCCGCCGCCTCATGCCGGAGCGCGCGGCGCAGTTCGCCTACGTCACCGACGCCGACGTCCGTCGCGAGATGGCCGCCGCCATGCCCCTCTATGCCGGCATCGAGAAGCTGGCGAAAGAAGGCGATTGGCTGCAGTGGGGCGGGCCGCAGCTCTTCACGGAAGGATTCCAGAAGATGCCCGGCGGTCGCGCGCGGTTCGTCACCGTGGCCATTCCGGAGGTCGGCGTCCCGCCTGGCAAGTTTTACGTCACCACCCGCCGCGGCAAGCAGTTCAACTCCATGACCTTCGGCCCCTCCGATCCGCTCACCGGCGGCCAGCGCGACGACATCTTCATGAACCCGCGCGATGCCGCTCGCTTGGGCGTCAAAGAGGGCGACATCGTCCTGCTGCGCTCCTCGACCGGCGAGTTCGCCGGCAACGCGCGCTTCGCCGATATCCGCGAGGGCAACCTGCAGGCCTACTGGCCGGAGTGCAACGTGCTCATCGAGCGCCGTTACGACCCCATCTCCTCCGAGCCCGATTACAACGCGGTAGTGGAGGTTCTGCCAGTCAGGCCCGCTGCCGCCGCGAAACAGCGTTCGGCCTGA